The Terriglobia bacterium region AGGCGCCCGCCGCCGCGAAATCCAGTGGCAGTTCCTCATTGAGGCGTTCATCATCAGCGGCGTGGGAGCGGTCGTCGGTGTGGTCAGCGCCGTGGCTATCCCCATCGGCGCACAACTGATCCTGCTCAACGGCCTTTATCTGCCGATCTCGTGGATCTCGGTGGTAGTTTCGCTGACCGTCTCGTGCAGCATCGGAATCCTGTTCGGTTTTCTGCCCGCCCGCCGCGCCTCGGCCTTGCATCCCACCGAAGCGCTGCATTATGAGTAGCCGGCTTAACTGATGGCTGATTCGCATATCACAACTCAGTCCACATCCGCCGTCATCGCTCCCCGGCAGCGCGCGCCTGCCACCATCGCTCGTCTCTTGACTGCCATGGTACTGGCCGCCCTCGTGATTCGCCTTCTCACCATGCTGTTCTTGTACCCGGAACACCTCGATCCCAGGCGCCATCACTGGCACTTCGCCTGGGAGATGGGCATGGTGGCCCGCTCCATCGTCACCGGCAAAGGCTTCAGTTCGCCCTACGAAGGCGAAACCGGCCCGACAGCGTGGTTCCCGCCGGTTTACCCTTGCCTGCTTGCCGGCGTCTTCCAGATCTTTGGCCTGTTTTCAAAAGCGTCGGCGATCGTCAGCCTCAGCCTCAACTGCGTTTTCTCCGCGTTAACCACGGTCCCGATTTTCTTCATCGCCCGGCGCACCATCGGCGAGCGTGTTGCCCGCCTCGCCGGATGGATCTGGGTCTTTTTTCCCTACGCCATCTTCGTCGCTTCCTCCCGCATCTGGGAAAACGCGCTCACTACCTTACTGCTGTCGTTGCTGGTCTGGTGGACGCTGCGGCTCGACAATGACAATGACGACCGCACCAGCGCCTGGATCGCCTATGGCTCGCTGTGGGGACTCGCCGCTCTCACCAATCCCGCGGTGCTCGCCGTGCTCCCTTTCCTGTTGCTCTGGATTGCCTGGCGACGTGACCGCCGAGGCCAACGTTGGTTGTTTCATTCCGCCGTTGCTGGGCTCATGATCGTGGCCGTCGTCACTCCATGGACAATCCGCAATTACCGTGTGTTTCACAAATTCATGCCGCTGCGCAGCAATTTCTGGGTGGAAGTCAGGGTAGGGAACACCGGCGACATTTCCGACATTTATCCGGACTGGGCGATTCCCTCCACCAGCGCCGCTCAGTGGAATGAACTCCATCGCGTCGGGGAGACCGCCTATATCGCCGAGATGCGCGATCTTGCTCTCCGCTTCATCCGCGATAACCCCGGAGTGTTCGCCTGGCTTACCTGGAAGCGGTTCGTCTTCGTTTGGACGGGTTTCTGGAATCTCGATCCGGCGTACGCCGACGGCGAGCCTTTCCAGATTCCCAACACATTTTTCTGTTCCGCCTTGACCCTGCTGATGCTCGGCGGCTTGGTGCTGCTCTGGCGCCACCGCCGCGAGTGGATCCT contains the following coding sequences:
- a CDS encoding glycosyltransferase family 39 protein gives rise to the protein MADSHITTQSTSAVIAPRQRAPATIARLLTAMVLAALVIRLLTMLFLYPEHLDPRRHHWHFAWEMGMVARSIVTGKGFSSPYEGETGPTAWFPPVYPCLLAGVFQIFGLFSKASAIVSLSLNCVFSALTTVPIFFIARRTIGERVARLAGWIWVFFPYAIFVASSRIWENALTTLLLSLLVWWTLRLDNDNDDRTSAWIAYGSLWGLAALTNPAVLAVLPFLLLWIAWRRDRRGQRWLFHSAVAGLMIVAVVTPWTIRNYRVFHKFMPLRSNFWVEVRVGNTGDISDIYPDWAIPSTSAAQWNELHRVGETAYIAEMRDLALRFIRDNPGVFAWLTWKRFVFVWTGFWNLDPAYADGEPFQIPNTFFCSALTLLMLGGLVLLWRHRREWILPYAAVLGAYPAVYYITHPGIDYRHPIDPMLVILVAYAVLTLVDRRRSAELNRAA